The following are encoded in a window of Manihot esculenta cultivar AM560-2 chromosome 8, M.esculenta_v8, whole genome shotgun sequence genomic DNA:
- the LOC110621071 gene encoding pentatricopeptide repeat-containing protein At1g80270, mitochondrial, whose product MWALRRTPNPLKFQGLSVVASRVCCAKSEIFSNYLKGNSFIYESPQVASRKCLFYHIGAIFSKFSMLTQSKSSQEGEESSESEDNLKDGFSELKVPASVNAIEERNAINGNENELASEFGLFDDDEHDVGEHSVKIMELLDAEANSGEKTSMKGSADAELFQAIISTPASYIHGVLDKWVEEGKDLDRSEISLAMLNLYKCKMYKRALQLSEWLEANKRLDFIEIDYVCRIDLIAKVSGLDKAEKYFEMIPKSFRGEVTYRTLLVNCATANNVNKTEQVFNKMKVLQFPITAFACNQLLHLYNRVDKKKMANVLLLMEKENVKPSLTTYRILIDSKGQSNDLAGMDQIVENMKAEGIQPDIVTKAVIVKHYASGGLKEKAEAILVEMEGGNLEKNRGVCRFLLTLYSLLGKVDEVGRVWKVCESSPLLKECWAAIGAWGRLKKIDEAEAVFNIMYKTRKKLSSRHYEGLLKVYLNHKMLAKGKDLVKRMADSGCHIVPSTWDYLVKLYVEAGEVEKADSMLQKATQQMQIRPLFRSYMAIMDEYAKRGDIHNAENVFYRMKRAGYVPRLRLFNALLQTYINAKAPAYGIRERMKADNMFPNQELSAKLHQVDSFRKSKLLNLLE is encoded by the exons ATGTGGGCTCTTCGTCGAACTCCCAATCCACTCAA GTTCCAGGGATTGAGTGTAGTAGCTTCTCGAGTTTGTTGTGCTAAATCagaaatattttctaattatcTAAAAggtaattcttttatttatgaGTCTCCTCAAGTAGCATCACGGAAATGCCTATTTTACCACATTGGAGCTATTTTTTCAAAGTTCTCTATGTTAACGCAAAGTAAATCGTCACAAGAAGGTGAGGAAAGCAGTGAATCAGAAGATAACTTAAAGGACGGGTTTTCTGAACTCAAAGTACCAGCTAGTGTCAATGCTATTGAAGAGAGAAATGCGATAAATGGAAATGAAAATGAGTTGGCTTCTGAATTTGGGCTTTTTGATGATGATGAGCATGATGTTGGAGAACACTCCGTAAAAATTATGGAATTATTAGATGCTGAAGCAAATTCAGGGGAGAAAACATCAATGAAGGGAAGTGCTGACGCAGAACTGTTTCAGGCCATCATTAGCACTCCAGCTTCCTATATCCATGGTGTTCTTGATAAGTGGGTGGAAGAAGGAAAGGATTTGGATCGATCAGAGATCTCGCTAGCCATGCTTAATCTTTATAAGTGTAAAATGTATAAGAGGGCCTTGCAG CTCTCAGAGTGGTTGGAGGCCAATAAGCGACTGGACTTTATTGAGATCGATTATGTTTGTCGCATTGATTTGATTGCAAAGGTCAGTGGCCTTGATAAGGCAGAGAAATATTTTGAGATGATCCCAAAATCATTCAGAGGGGAAGTAACCTACAGAACTTTGTTGGTCAACTGTGCTACTGCTAATAATGTGAATAAAACAGAGCAAGTATTCAACAAAATGAAGGTTCTTCAATTCCCAATCACAGCATTTGCGTGTAATCAGCTACTTCACCTTTACAACAGGGTTGACAAGAAGAAGATGgctaatgttttattattaatggAGAAAGAAAATGTCAAGCCTTCACTCACTACTTATCGAATCTTAATTGATAGCAAAGGCCAGTCCAATGACTTAGCAGGGATGGACCAAATTGTAGAAAACATGAAGGCTGAAGGCATTCAACCTGATATTGTAACCAAAGCAGTCATTGTGAAGCACTATGCTTCTGGTGGTCTCAAAGAAAAAGCTGAGGCTATTTTGGTAGAGATGGAAGGAGGAAATTTAGAAAAGAATCGTGGGGTTTGTAGGTTTTTGCTTACCCTATATTCATTACTTGGAAAAGTTGATGAAGTGGGGAGAGTTTGGAAGGTCTGCGAGTCAAGTCCCCTGCTAAAGGAGTGTTGGGCTGCTATCGGAGCTTGGGGAAGGCTGAAGAAAATTGATGAAGCTGAGGCTGTTTTTAATATCATGTACAAGACTAGGAAGAAACTCTCTTCAAGACACTATGAGGGGCTTTTGAAGGTTTATCTGAACCATAAGATGCTAGCAAAAGGGAAAGATCTCGTCAAGCGAATGGCAGATAGTGGATGCCACATTGTCCCATCGACTTGGGATTATCTTGTTAAGCTTTATGTTGAAGCAGGGGAAGTGGAAAAAGCGGATTCTATGCTGCAGAAGGCTACTCAGCAGATGCAGATTAGGCCATTGTTTCGTTCTTACATGGCCATTATGGATGAGTATGCAAAACGAGGTGATATACATAATGCAGAAAATGTATTTTACAGGATGAAACGAGCAGGTTATGTGCCTCGACTTAGACTTTTCAATGCTCTACTCCAGACTTACATAAATGCAAAGGCTCCAGCCTATGGGATTAGGGAGAGGATGAAGGCAGATAATATGTTCCCAAACCAGGAATTGTCTGCCAAACTACACCAGG